The following are from one region of the Flavimobilis soli genome:
- a CDS encoding maleylpyruvate isomerase family mycothiol-dependent enzyme produces the protein MGTDDRDGLWGHVHAERSALADDLARLTPEQWRHRTLCGQWDVEDVVAHLVAAALTGRWGWIRSIVGARFRPDVHNERRIAEHKGRTPEETLARFRAAVSSTIAPTGHTAAYLGEVVVHAQDVRQPLGLLSQPSVDALTPVAEFFAKQDFAVSSRKVAAGLELVATDGPFRAGSGPRVEGPTLALVMAMAGRPAYLGELDGPGLDELRSRVAPGDG, from the coding sequence ATGGGCACCGACGACCGAGACGGCCTCTGGGGCCACGTGCACGCCGAGAGGAGCGCGCTCGCGGACGACCTCGCCCGCCTCACGCCGGAGCAGTGGCGCCACCGCACCCTGTGCGGGCAGTGGGACGTCGAGGACGTCGTCGCGCATCTCGTCGCTGCCGCACTGACGGGACGGTGGGGATGGATCCGCAGCATCGTCGGTGCCCGCTTCCGGCCGGACGTGCACAACGAGCGGCGCATCGCCGAGCACAAGGGACGCACCCCCGAGGAGACTCTTGCCCGGTTCCGCGCCGCCGTGAGCAGCACGATCGCGCCGACCGGGCACACCGCGGCCTACCTCGGCGAGGTCGTCGTCCACGCGCAGGACGTCCGTCAGCCGCTCGGCCTCCTGAGCCAGCCGAGCGTCGACGCGCTCACCCCGGTCGCCGAGTTCTTCGCGAAGCAGGACTTCGCGGTCTCGAGCCGCAAGGTCGCTGCCGGTCTCGAGCTCGTCGCGACGGACGGTCCGTTCCGCGCAGGCAGCGGTCCGCGGGTCGAGGGCCCGACGTTAGCCCTGGTGATGGCGATGGCCGGGCGACCCGCCTACCTCGGTGAGCTCGACGGTCCGGGCCTGGACGAGCTGCGATCGCGCGTCGCTCCCGGGGACGGGTGA